In Mastacembelus armatus chromosome 4, fMasArm1.2, whole genome shotgun sequence, the following are encoded in one genomic region:
- the vtg3 gene encoding vitellogenin 3, phosvitinless, giving the protein MRGILLTCLVALATCQSVHYEFSLNPKKTYEYKYEGQVTFGLGMPHHAESGVRMMCKVKIIGVSEQTFALQVSDVSFDEYNGFPGKSGFTNAPKLTQRIAAQLVKPFTFDYANDQVADIHAAAEVSDTVVNIVRGILGFFHVTVKTTDRIYELEEVGIHGMCHSVYAIKANGEAKDITITQTVDVSNCREGAVNSSGLAAAVLDKVSRQRGESVASTVTYVYTVTPTAQGGLITRAYGLERQHFTPFNVKGGSFKMQAMKELVLLDVSDTKSAITFEQMGSRGNIVYKFVGAHTNVPIMMQNLEDPVPKAIELIKHLAEANKYHIDNAVTEDTIKLYQLLRMIPYEGLDVMWKQFAGNEEHRRWFLGMIVEVTDARVLKFLEMRFGARDISVAEALQTLLLAMNHLQAVPDLVEMAKMFLSMPFSKSNIHLWHTVVLSYGSLVYKHCAIYTPCPVTAVQPLLDMALDGLKKSNEADMIIALKALGNAGHPGSIKTIMYFLPGVAATPVDLPPRVLSAAVQSMRLIAARDPHTVQDIAMSMFLQKDLLAEIRMQAFMILFDTKPSMALVSAVTAHLEEEKDLQVVSFAFSYLKSLAISRTPDNHFLSTACSVAVKILAPKFGRLSYHYSRAWRMDWFNDDFLSGIAAEVYMLRGATDILPTEILIKRKLHVIGRILQLLECGVRAEGIKELFGTNIPGFKGDLSWSDIHAIFSVLKNWENLPDNRPILSVFSRLFGQEWFFADINKDWAQTIIKAVRSTAGKESPVWGMIENLQKGLSWHWTKPFFIVEARYSQATTLGLPVEISKFYHTVTGITVNAKGTVNPPPTDHLGQLWNSEISVETDGFFGFTKDFWIFHGISTELFQCGSELKSKMPLAVPWKFAATINVQEKKFELNFPPCKNELQLFAVRSNVYAVSRNTEDPASAKMTPIMPDTIDYNAEVNWTMPPNTWHPRSKMCAESNVYGAGVCVETELRRAYYNEEYPLYYVLGYTNFAVKVVPAQAIKAINKIHLELNAGQSKHPMSIRQLLATLRRLSEEATQRVRLSSDSDSSIRGAYNRQHDKIMGLDTTPEAVFNLKVLAISGNQKPEGYDTTMYCTPETNVQNTQLIVSQVGEATNWKMCIDTILNTEAEARAHIRWGAECQSYEMSIRAAAAHVPGSKPVYEAKAHWTRIPETMADWGRRIESYIPGMALLLGWYQQHKSNTMQEVSAAVIAASAGSADVMIKFPEYTVCYNGIPIPLPPASFLNFHPDAQNATNGYGCA; this is encoded by the exons ATGCGGGGGATCCTCCTCACCTGCCTCGTGGCCCTGGCCA CATGCCAAAGTGTCCATTACG AGTTCAGCCTGAATCCTAAGAAGACATACGAATACAAATATGAAGGACAAGTGACTTTTGGGCTTGGCATGCCGCACCATGCTGAGTCTGGTGTGAGAATGATGTGCAAGGTCAAAATCATTGGTGTGTCCGAACAAACATTCGCTCTTCAG GTTTCTGATGTGTCCTTTGATGAATACAATGGCTTTCCGGGGAAAAGTGGCTTTACCAATGCCCCAAAGCTCACCCAGCGTATTGCAGCCCAGCTTGTCAAACCCTTCACATTTGACTACGCCAATGACCAAGTGGCTGACATCCATGCCGCTGCAGAGGTTTCTGACACTGTTGTCAACATTGTGAGAGGGATACTAGGCTTTTTCCATGTCACTGTTAAGACCACAGACAGGATCTATGAGCTGGAAGAG GTTGGCATCCATGGCATGTGTCACAGTGTCTATGCTATCAAAGCAAATGGTGAAGCAAAGGACATAACCATCACTCAGACTGTAGATGTCAGTAACTGCAGGGAGGGAGCAGTGAACTCCAGTggactggctgctgctgtgctggacAAAGTATCCAGACAG AGAGGGGAATCTGTTGCCTCAACAGTGACATATGTTTACACAGTTACACCAACAGCACAAGGGGGTCTCATTACCAGGGCTTACGGCCTGGAGCGACAGCACTTCACTCCTTTCAATGTGAAGGGTGGCAGTTTCAAGATGCAAGCAAT GAAGGAGCTGGTGTTGCTCGATGTGAGTGACACAAAGAGTGCCATAACATTTGAGCAAATGGGAAGCAGGGGCAACATTGTGTACAAGTTTGTCGGTGCTCATACTAATGTTCCAATCATGATGCAGAATCTGGAAGACCCTGTACCAAAG GCTATTGAATTAATTAAGCACCTGGCTGAGGCTAATAAATACCATATTGACAATGCAGTGACTGAGGATACTATAAAACTGTATCAGCTGCTGCGAATGATACCTTATGAAGGATTAGATGTTATGTGGAAGCAATTTGCAGGAAATGAAGAACATAG aCGTTGGTTTTTGGGTATGATTGTTGAGGTCACTGATGCCAGAGTTTTGAAGTTCTTGGAGATGAGGTTTGGGGCTAGAGACATTTCTGTGGCTGAAGCCCTGCAAACTCTCTTGCTGGCAATGAATCATCTCCAGGCTGTTCCCGACCTGGTTGAGATGGCTAAA ATGTTCTTGAGCATGCCCTTCAGCAAATCCAATATCCACCTGTGGCACACTGTGGTGCTTTCCTATGGCTCTCTGGTGTACAAGCACTGTGCAATTTATACACCGTGCCCAGTAACTGCTGTTCAG CCTCTGCTGGACATGGCTTTGGATGGTCTGAAGAAAAGCAATGAGGCAGACATGATCATCGCTCTGAAAGCTCTGGGGAATGCAGGTCATCCAGGCAGCATTAAAACCATCATGTATTTCCTCCCTGGTGTTGCTGCCACCCCTGTGGACCTGCCACCTCGTGTGCTGAGTGCTGCTGTGCAGTCTATGAGACTCATAGCTGCCAGAGACCCTCACACT GTGCAAGATATTGCCATGAGCATGTTTCTGCAGAAGGACCTTCTCGCTGAAATACGTATGCAAGCCTTTATGATCCTGTTTGACACTAAGCCATCAATGGCTCTGGTGTCCGCAGTGACTGCTCATCTAGAAGAGGAAAAAGACCTTCAAGTTGTTAGCTTTGCATTTTCCTACCTGAAAAGTTTGGCCATATCCAGAACTCCAGACAATCACTTCCT CTCGACTGCCTGCAGTGTAGCTGTGAAAATCCTGGCCCCTAAGTTTGGTCGTCTCAGCTATCACTACAGCAGAGCATGGCGCATGGACTGGTTTAATG ATGATTTCCTAAGTGGCATAGCAGCAGAAGTCTACATGCTAAGAGGTGCGACAGATATCTTACCCACTGAAATCCTGATCAAAAGAAAATTACATGTTATTGGTAGAATTCTGCAGCTTTTAGAG tgtgGTGTCCGTGCTGAGGGAATTAAAGAGCTGTTTGGCACCAACATCCCAGGATTTAAAGGAGATCTAAGTTGGAGTGACATCCACGCTATTTTCAGTGTG ttaaaaaacTGGGAAAACCTACCCGACAACAGGCCTATCCTTTCTGTCTTCTCACGCCTCTTTGGACAAGAGTGGTTCTTTGCTGATATCAATAAAGATTGGGCTCAGACCATCATCAAG GCTGTCAGATCTACTGCAGGGAAAGAAAGTCCTGTGTGGGGGATGATTGAGAATTTACAGAAGGGTCTTTCCTGGCATTGGACCAAGCCATTCTTCATCGTTGAGGCTCGCTACTCTCAAGCTACCACCCTGGGTCTCCCAGTGGAGATCAGCAAATTTTATCACACAGTCACTGGGATAACTGTCAATG CCAAAGGTACAGTAAATCCACCACCAACTGACCATCTTGGACAGCTCTGGAATTCTGAAATTTCAGTGGAGACTGATGGTTTTTTTGG CTTCACAAAGGATTTTTGGATTTTCCATGGGATCAGCACAGAACTGTTCCAGTGTGGCTCTGAGCTAAAGAGCAAAATGCCTCTTGCTGTCCCATGGAAGTTTGCTGCAACGATCAATGTCCAAGAGAAGAAATTTGAACTCAATTTCCCTCCATGCAAAAATGAGCTTCAACTCTTTGCGGTCAG ATCCAATGTGTATGCAGTCTCCAGAAACACTGAAGATCCAGCTTCAGCTAAAATGACCCCAATTATGCCAGACACTATTGACTACAATGCTGAAGTTAACTGG ACCATGCCACCAAACACCTGGCATCCAAGATCCAAAATGTGTGCTGAGAGTAACGTTTATGGGGCAGGCGTCTGTGTGGAAACTGAGTTGAGGAGAGCATATTACAATGAAGAATATCCCCTGTACTACGTCCTAGGGTACACCAACTTTGCAGTAAAAGTAGTCCCAG CCCAGGCCATCAAGGCCATTAACAAAATCCACTTGGAGCTAAATGCTGGCCAAAGCAAACATCCTATGAGCATACGCCAACTGCTTGCGACTCTGAGGAGGCTTTCCGAG GAAGCTACCCAGAGAGTACGTCTGTCCTCTGATTCAGACTCAAGTATCAGAGGAGCTTATAACAGGCAACATGACAAAATAATG GGTTTGGACACAACTCCTGAAGCTGTGTTCAATCTGAAAGTGTTGGCCATTAGCGGCAACCAGAAGCCTGAGGGATATGACACTACCATGTACTGCACACCTGAGACAAACGTTCAGAACACTCAACTGATTGTGTCCCAGGTTGGAGAGGCCACCAACTGGAAGATGTGCATTGACACCATCCTGAATACCGAAGCCGAGGCAAGG GCACACATCAGATGGGGAGCTGAATGCCAGTCCTATGAAATGTCAAttagagctgcagctgcacatgTACCTGGTTCAAAGCCAGTATATGAGGCCAAAGCACACTGGACCAGGATCCCAGAAACCATGGCAGATTGGGGCAGAAG AATTGAAAGCTACATCCCAGGCATGGCTTTGCTTCTCGGCTGGTACCAGCAACACAAGAGTAATACCATGCAGGAGGTTTCTGCAGCAGTTATTGCTGCCTCAGCAGGCAGTGCTGATGTGATGATTAAATTCCCAGAG TATACAGTCTGCTACAATGGTATTCCAATTCCACTGCCACCTGCCAGTTTTCTGAATTTTCACCCTGATGCCCAAAATGCAACGAATGGATACGGATGTGCATAA